The nucleotide window TTGGCGACGGCAGCGCTGGCGTTGGCGGTCCTTGGCACGGTGAGCGGGGCTTCGGCCCAGGGGCTGGTCACGATGCAGAAACTGTCTGCGCCGCTCGCGAACGAGCTGGTAGGCGACACGGTCGCAACCTGCGCGCAGAAAGGCTACGCGGTGATGGCCGTCGTCGTCGATCTCGATGGCGTCCGGCAGGCCGTGCTGCGCGGCAACGGGGCGCCCATCCACACGCTCGACAACGCCTTCTTCAAGGCCTACTCGGCGGCCTCCCTCACCCTCGCGCGCAAGGAAGACAGCACGAAAGCCGTCAGGGAGCGGATGAGCAAGAATCCGGTGACCTCGGTGCCGCAGACGCCGCTGCCCAACGTGACGTATGCGGTCGGCGGGGTGACCATCATGGTCGACGGAAGGCGATCGGCGCGATCGGCGTGAGCGGCGCTCCGGGCGGGCTGATCGATGAAGAGTGCGCCCGGACTGCCATCGCCAA belongs to Candidatus Methylomirabilota bacterium and includes:
- a CDS encoding heme-binding protein; its protein translation is MSRLLATAALALAVLGTVSGASAQGLVTMQKLSAPLANELVGDTVATCAQKGYAVMAVVVDLDGVRQAVLRGNGAPIHTLDNAFFKAYSAASLTLARKEDSTKAVRERMSKNPVTSVPQTPLPNVTYAVGGVTIMVDGRRSARSA